The proteins below are encoded in one region of Amycolatopsis acidiphila:
- a CDS encoding MlaE family ABC transporter permease, producing MIVPLGEDEHAPAGGCGRAHSSGTIFPDAPRRRRTGRDSSAPAGRRPSSRGRFAPDMSNVEHVEEPLMSRVVRPVSGPHDQRRPSEPVFGDRGAAVVARFPSPIRKLMIEIGGIGQLLAQLITTAVRNPRGYWADTADELFSMLRYCWLPVFVSIAGFVFLMSNYAFDLVSLIGAQSRVSTYLVMAVTREISPFCTGMAVAGVMGTAMTADLGARRVREELDAMKVLGVDVVRALVLPRFLAITIMTIAFAMVGLAIGMGMGLVAATVLGNSSVASFLGNFLAIMTEPELIGALVKVALTGLFIGVVCAKKGLDASGGSEGVGRAVNQAVVICFIAVWIINFVVNTIMLGLNPEMLVNR from the coding sequence GTGATCGTGCCACTGGGGGAAGACGAACATGCTCCCGCCGGGGGGTGTGGCAGGGCCCACAGCTCGGGCACGATATTTCCCGACGCACCGCGCAGGCGTCGCACCGGACGCGATTCTTCCGCGCCCGCCGGCCGAAGGCCGTCCAGCCGCGGTCGCTTCGCGCCAGACATGTCCAACGTCGAACACGTCGAGGAGCCACTTATGAGCCGGGTTGTCAGGCCGGTTTCAGGTCCGCACGACCAACGGCGGCCGAGTGAGCCGGTCTTCGGCGACCGCGGAGCGGCCGTAGTCGCCAGATTCCCTTCCCCGATCAGGAAACTGATGATCGAAATCGGTGGCATCGGCCAGCTGCTGGCGCAGCTGATCACGACGGCTGTCCGGAATCCGCGCGGATACTGGGCCGACACCGCCGACGAACTCTTTTCCATGTTGCGGTACTGCTGGCTGCCGGTGTTCGTGTCGATCGCCGGTTTCGTGTTCCTGATGTCCAATTACGCCTTCGATCTGGTGAGCCTGATCGGAGCACAGAGCCGGGTCAGTACCTACCTGGTCATGGCCGTGACCCGGGAGATCTCCCCGTTCTGCACAGGGATGGCGGTGGCCGGGGTCATGGGTACGGCCATGACGGCCGATCTAGGCGCTCGCCGGGTCCGGGAAGAGCTCGACGCGATGAAGGTACTCGGCGTCGATGTCGTCCGTGCCCTTGTGCTGCCCCGTTTTCTCGCGATCACGATCATGACGATCGCGTTCGCGATGGTCGGCCTCGCGATCGGCATGGGCATGGGTCTGGTCGCCGCGACCGTCCTCGGCAACAGCTCGGTCGCTTCGTTCCTCGGCAACTTCCTGGCGATCATGACGGAGCCGGAGTTGATCGGGGCACTCGTCAAGGTCGCCCTCACCGGCCTGTTCATCGGCGTCGTGTGCGCGAAGAAGGGCCTCGACGCCAGCGGTGGCTCCGAGGGCGTCGGGCGGGCGGTCAACCAAGCCGTGGTGATCTGCTTCATCGCCGTCTGGATCATCAATTTCGTTGTCAACACGATCATGCTCGGTCTCAACCCCGAGATGCTGGTCAACCGGTGA
- a CDS encoding AMP-binding protein — translation MNAISDQFSRSAEYRAAGYWGDDTVAAVIDRWAAADPDHPYVSDGTSEFSYGEFRDRAWNLAAALAEHGVKPGDRVAVQLPNWTEYFLIYAACARLGAVMIPIVAVYRAGEVGFIVESSGAVALITCGEFRGFDHAAMAAEVAESASDLLFRAVVRGTPADGALSLTELLETDHDLGALPPLPSADDPHLVLYSSGTESRPKGCLHTWNSSSFLPKQAVRALGLGRSDVMFMPAPVTHALGLTLGVMAPTLAGASVHLLDVFDPKTALERIARYRCTGTASPAPFLRMMLDAYEPGSADVSGLRFWLSAGAPIPATLVEEAASKFSGCRVVSAYGSSEVMMATVCLPDDPPARVASSDGLPVPGVEVRIVGADGEPAAPGVEGEIRYRGPGRLLEYWGRPDLTARAIDEEGWWCTGDLGRLDESGYLRVTGRIKDIIIRGGFNISAREVEEALLAHPTVANVAVVGLPDPVTGERACAVIQQKGSHIITLEEMKRYLTEERKMAVWKVPERVEFVDELPVTATGKIQKFVLRDRFHPAVSS, via the coding sequence GGGGCGACGACACGGTGGCCGCGGTTATCGACCGGTGGGCGGCCGCTGATCCCGATCACCCCTATGTCTCCGACGGCACGTCGGAATTCAGCTACGGGGAATTCCGCGACCGGGCGTGGAATCTGGCCGCCGCGCTCGCCGAGCACGGCGTCAAACCGGGGGACCGGGTGGCTGTGCAGCTGCCGAACTGGACCGAATATTTCCTGATCTACGCCGCGTGTGCGCGGCTGGGCGCGGTCATGATCCCCATCGTGGCGGTCTACCGCGCGGGCGAAGTCGGGTTCATCGTCGAAAGCTCGGGTGCGGTAGCGCTGATCACCTGCGGTGAGTTCCGCGGTTTCGACCACGCCGCGATGGCAGCGGAGGTGGCCGAGTCGGCGAGCGATCTGCTGTTCCGTGCCGTCGTGCGGGGCACACCGGCTGACGGAGCGCTTTCGCTGACCGAACTCCTCGAAACCGATCACGACTTGGGTGCGCTGCCCCCGCTTCCCTCGGCCGATGACCCGCACCTGGTGCTCTACAGTTCGGGCACCGAGTCCCGGCCCAAGGGCTGCCTGCACACCTGGAACTCCAGTTCGTTCTTGCCCAAACAGGCTGTCCGCGCGCTCGGTCTCGGCCGCTCCGACGTGATGTTCATGCCCGCGCCGGTCACTCATGCCCTCGGCCTGACCCTCGGCGTCATGGCCCCCACTCTCGCCGGGGCCTCGGTGCACCTGCTGGACGTCTTCGACCCGAAGACCGCGCTGGAACGGATCGCGCGGTACCGGTGCACGGGCACCGCGAGCCCGGCTCCGTTCCTCCGGATGATGCTCGACGCCTACGAGCCGGGTTCGGCGGACGTGTCAGGCTTGCGTTTCTGGCTCTCGGCGGGCGCGCCGATCCCCGCGACGCTGGTCGAGGAGGCGGCGAGCAAGTTCAGCGGCTGCCGTGTGGTCAGTGCCTACGGCTCCAGCGAGGTGATGATGGCGACGGTCTGCCTGCCGGACGATCCTCCTGCGCGAGTCGCATCCTCGGACGGCCTGCCGGTTCCCGGCGTCGAAGTCCGTATCGTCGGCGCCGACGGTGAACCCGCGGCACCGGGGGTCGAGGGCGAAATCCGTTACCGCGGTCCCGGGCGGCTGCTGGAGTACTGGGGACGTCCGGACCTCACCGCGCGTGCCATCGACGAAGAAGGCTGGTGGTGTACCGGGGATCTCGGCCGCCTGGACGAGTCCGGATACCTCCGTGTCACGGGCCGGATCAAGGACATCATCATCCGGGGTGGGTTCAACATCAGCGCCCGCGAGGTGGAGGAAGCCCTGCTGGCCCATCCCACCGTGGCGAATGTGGCGGTGGTCGGCCTTCCCGATCCCGTTACCGGGGAACGAGCCTGTGCGGTGATCCAGCAGAAGGGATCGCACATCATCACGCTCGAAGAGATGAAGCGGTACCTGACCGAGGAACGCAAAATGGCCGTCTGGAAGGTGCCGGAGCGGGTGGAGTTCGTGGACGAGCTGCCGGTGACCGCGACCGGCAAGATCCAGAAGTTCGTGTTGCGGGACAGGTTCCATCCCGCTGTTTCCAGCTGA
- a CDS encoding MlaD family protein, with protein sequence MARRKVVRRSVIGLLVVAALGIGGYLTASGTDRYSVDVVVPSAAQLLSGSPVWIDGRQVGSVDTLEVRDGKAVIHVGLSKDHAPLHDGTTSRIEWNSVIGERVLTLYPGPAGNAPIPDGGMFESQSSEAEIDEVLAALDPPTRARLSSLIGQLNDTSSGVEQELQATLQTAGPAVHALGSVLDGIGKDGPAIHDLVGQLDQLTAVAAQHGNDVSGTVRNLSALADSVAAEQAAVSQSLGELPGTLQAARGTLDKVPQAGGVTTPLLRDLDPATRKLPSVARNLSPVLQDLRPTVNELGPLLVDARQLLGKTPQLLDTAHDVLPPVQNVVQSYEPALAYLRPYTPELIGWLQNFGQSFAGYDSQGHFWAATLAPGTNTLDESVVPNLPGSYTDSRPAPGAVVGQPWTDAHGSGMK encoded by the coding sequence ATGGCGCGACGCAAGGTGGTGCGGCGGTCGGTCATCGGGCTGCTCGTGGTCGCCGCCCTCGGCATCGGTGGCTACCTGACCGCGTCCGGGACCGACCGCTATTCCGTGGACGTCGTCGTCCCTTCGGCGGCCCAGCTGTTGTCGGGTTCACCGGTGTGGATCGACGGCAGGCAGGTGGGTTCGGTGGACACATTGGAGGTCCGCGACGGCAAGGCGGTCATTCACGTTGGCCTGTCGAAGGATCACGCTCCGCTGCACGACGGGACGACCTCGCGCATCGAGTGGAACTCGGTCATCGGGGAGCGGGTGCTGACCCTCTACCCTGGGCCCGCCGGCAACGCGCCCATCCCCGACGGGGGCATGTTCGAAAGCCAGTCGAGCGAGGCGGAGATCGACGAGGTGCTCGCGGCACTGGACCCGCCGACCCGGGCGCGGCTGAGCTCTCTCATCGGTCAGCTCAACGACACCTCCTCCGGTGTGGAGCAGGAACTTCAGGCCACCCTGCAGACCGCGGGCCCGGCCGTGCACGCGCTGGGGTCGGTGCTGGACGGCATCGGTAAGGACGGGCCCGCGATCCACGATCTGGTCGGCCAGCTCGACCAGCTGACCGCGGTCGCGGCGCAGCACGGCAACGACGTGTCCGGAACCGTGCGGAACCTTTCCGCGCTGGCGGACTCGGTGGCCGCGGAACAGGCGGCCGTTTCGCAGTCGCTGGGGGAGTTGCCGGGCACGCTTCAGGCCGCGCGGGGAACCCTCGACAAGGTGCCACAGGCCGGTGGCGTGACCACGCCACTGCTCCGGGATCTCGACCCGGCGACGCGGAAACTGCCTTCGGTGGCGCGGAATCTGAGCCCGGTGCTGCAGGATCTGCGGCCGACCGTGAACGAGCTCGGCCCGTTGCTGGTGGACGCCAGGCAACTGCTCGGGAAGACGCCGCAGCTGCTCGACACGGCACACGATGTCCTGCCACCCGTACAGAACGTGGTGCAGAGCTACGAGCCCGCGCTCGCCTATCTGCGTCCCTACACGCCGGAACTGATCGGCTGGCTGCAGAACTTCGGGCAGAGTTTCGCCGGATACGACTCGCAGGGCCATTTCTGGGCCGCCACCCTGGCGCCGGGGACGAACACCCTGGACGAGAGCGTCGTGCCGAATCTGCCCGGTTCCTACACCGACTCCAGGCCCGCTCCGGGCGCGGTCGTCGGCCAGCCGTGGACAGATGCACATGGAAGCGGGATGAAATGA
- a CDS encoding MlaD family protein produces MSRFGKRRVVVVAVATVLVAGATTAALRSTEDSSTKEVVTAYFADANPIVAGNQVKAAGVDVGTVKSVSLRDGHAVVEMEIDQVLRPLHKDASATIQSKNLLGERYIELAPGSANAPLLGDPPVIAASRTKREVDLQEVLNALDTPTATALGALLTSLGEGVDGQGKNLADAISALAPAMRQSTELAGILDEHNALLTDLVDSAQPVASALAKGQGQDLDSLVSSTTQALSAVAAQRQAVEQTVQQLPATITSARTALTRVTGVADPTTATLRSLRPVVDNLTDITAELRSFADAADPALAALQPVLDRGKSMLDQAAPLVADLRPAGPQLRAVAGSANSLAGTILGDHLTQLMEFMKGWALATSDYDAISHYFKAILPISPSPLGRTVAGPVPGLPDNPLGGLPLPTGPQLPLPGRTNAPPQNPDGSATGLTSGQENSLLGQLLGGLP; encoded by the coding sequence ATGAGCAGGTTCGGGAAAAGGCGGGTGGTGGTGGTCGCGGTGGCGACCGTCCTGGTCGCCGGCGCGACGACCGCGGCGTTGAGGTCCACGGAGGACAGTTCCACCAAGGAGGTCGTCACGGCGTACTTCGCCGACGCGAACCCGATCGTCGCCGGAAACCAGGTCAAGGCGGCCGGGGTGGACGTGGGCACGGTCAAGTCGGTGAGCCTGCGCGACGGTCATGCCGTGGTGGAGATGGAGATCGATCAGGTACTCCGGCCGCTGCACAAGGATGCGAGCGCCACGATCCAATCGAAGAACCTGCTCGGCGAGCGCTATATCGAGCTCGCGCCGGGATCGGCGAATGCGCCGCTGCTCGGGGACCCGCCGGTCATCGCGGCCTCGCGGACCAAACGGGAAGTCGATCTGCAGGAGGTTCTCAACGCACTTGACACGCCGACGGCGACTGCGCTCGGGGCGTTGCTGACGTCCTTGGGTGAGGGGGTCGACGGCCAGGGCAAGAACCTCGCGGACGCGATTTCCGCGCTGGCGCCTGCCATGCGGCAGTCGACTGAACTGGCCGGCATTCTCGACGAGCACAACGCCCTGCTGACCGACCTGGTGGACAGCGCGCAGCCGGTGGCGAGCGCCTTGGCGAAGGGACAGGGCCAGGATCTGGACAGCCTGGTTTCCTCGACGACGCAGGCCCTGTCCGCGGTGGCCGCACAGCGGCAGGCGGTGGAGCAGACCGTTCAGCAGCTTCCAGCGACGATAACGAGTGCCAGGACCGCGCTGACGCGAGTGACCGGTGTCGCCGATCCGACCACCGCGACGCTCCGGTCATTGCGGCCGGTCGTCGACAACCTCACCGACATCACCGCGGAACTGCGCTCGTTCGCGGACGCGGCCGACCCCGCGCTGGCCGCGCTGCAGCCGGTGCTCGACCGTGGCAAGTCCATGCTGGACCAAGCCGCGCCACTGGTCGCGGACCTTCGCCCGGCGGGCCCCCAGTTGCGTGCTGTGGCCGGATCGGCCAACTCGCTCGCCGGAACCATTCTCGGTGATCACCTGACGCAGCTGATGGAGTTCATGAAGGGCTGGGCTCTGGCCACTTCGGACTACGACGCCATCAGCCACTACTTCAAGGCGATCCTCCCGATCTCGCCCAGCCCGCTGGGCCGGACGGTGGCGGGACCCGTGCCCGGTCTGCCCGACAACCCGCTGGGTGGCCTGCCGCTGCCGACCGGGCCTCAGCTGCCACTGCCGGGCCGGACCAACGCGCCACCGCAGAACCCCGATGGCAGCGCCACGGGGCTGACATCGGGACAGGAGAACTCGTTGCTCGGTCAACTACTGGGAGGGCTGCCGTGA
- a CDS encoding ABC transporter permease: MPVSLSFERDERHLIRDVGNATRFAAKSFRLVGEVRGYVSEVFRQAGILIISSALIIWCLMMVLGAEGSLQGHYLLRQLGAADYTAIFTSTGEYSAGPSVFGWIMAAKVGCGLVAELGSMRISEEIDALEVMGFSSTAYLVTTRLLAILLVMPFLLTVGFGLMFLTSHVLSIYFFHSVSAGGYESVFWTFMTPSDLLAAMGSSMLMGVGIIIVGCYYGYTASGGPVGVGKNTAKSMIINMIIVAAIGVITQQLFFGNLDRAPIGH; the protein is encoded by the coding sequence GTGCCCGTATCACTGAGTTTCGAACGGGACGAGCGGCATCTGATCCGGGATGTCGGCAACGCCACGCGGTTCGCGGCGAAGTCGTTCCGCCTGGTCGGCGAGGTGCGCGGTTACGTGTCCGAGGTGTTTCGCCAGGCCGGCATTCTGATCATCTCCAGCGCGTTGATCATCTGGTGCCTGATGATGGTGCTGGGCGCGGAAGGCTCGCTGCAGGGGCATTACCTGCTCAGGCAGCTGGGCGCGGCGGACTACACCGCGATCTTCACCTCGACCGGCGAGTACTCGGCCGGCCCGTCGGTGTTCGGCTGGATCATGGCCGCGAAGGTGGGCTGCGGGCTGGTCGCGGAGCTCGGGTCGATGCGGATCAGCGAAGAGATCGACGCGCTGGAGGTCATGGGCTTCAGTTCGACGGCCTATCTCGTCACCACGAGACTGCTCGCGATCCTGCTGGTGATGCCGTTCCTGCTCACGGTCGGGTTCGGACTGATGTTCCTCACCAGCCACGTGCTGAGCATCTATTTCTTCCACAGCGTCTCGGCCGGCGGTTACGAGAGCGTGTTCTGGACGTTCATGACCCCGTCAGATCTGCTGGCGGCGATGGGTTCGTCGATGCTCATGGGGGTCGGCATCATCATCGTCGGCTGCTACTACGGCTATACCGCGAGCGGTGGACCTGTCGGGGTCGGCAAGAACACCGCGAAGTCGATGATCATCAACATGATCATCGTCGCGGCCATCGGCGTCATCACCCAGCAGCTTTTCTTCGGCAATCTCGATCGCGCGCCCATCGGCCACTGA
- a CDS encoding helix-turn-helix transcriptional regulator has translation MAQRTTRRDNGSWFGESLPRQDVLDTIERAKQLLSPEALPESGDIRDSSAASVALDSAWQAARRALDRGDVRAGSPELIRLLTQIRRDRKVLHDLEVRQRSKSMRVAWEALGRFRGISTVEALVDLCPKVMAALGFDRTMISTIHDEVWTPRAAYFAGDPAWAREIVRSGRENPQSLTTAVPEHRLLRREKCILVSDPRNNETMYKALVQPSVSRAYVAAAVRRDGQVAAFLHADCYFRDRVVDEFDLDVLGLFADGFGYILERAVLLERADSIRAEVGKLTAGAAAAIDAFIAQDADVGEMLCPDDRSAARTGPEGTELTRREIEVLQHMAAGRSNGSIAETLVISPATVKSHVKHILRKLGAANRAEAVSCWFNGFVQ, from the coding sequence ATGGCGCAGCGGACGACCAGGCGCGACAACGGATCGTGGTTTGGGGAGTCACTGCCGCGACAAGACGTGCTCGACACGATCGAGAGGGCGAAGCAACTTCTCTCCCCCGAGGCGTTGCCGGAATCCGGGGATATCCGGGATTCCTCCGCGGCAAGTGTCGCACTCGATTCTGCCTGGCAGGCCGCCCGCCGGGCGCTCGACCGTGGCGACGTGCGAGCGGGATCGCCGGAGCTGATCCGGCTGCTGACGCAGATACGCCGCGACAGGAAGGTCCTGCACGACCTCGAGGTCCGGCAGCGCAGCAAGTCCATGCGGGTCGCGTGGGAGGCCCTGGGGCGGTTCCGGGGAATCAGCACGGTCGAGGCGCTCGTCGACCTCTGCCCGAAAGTCATGGCGGCGCTAGGGTTCGACCGGACCATGATCTCGACGATTCATGACGAGGTGTGGACGCCGCGTGCCGCGTATTTCGCCGGTGATCCCGCGTGGGCGCGGGAAATCGTACGTTCCGGCAGGGAGAACCCGCAATCGCTGACCACCGCGGTGCCGGAGCACCGGCTGCTGCGACGGGAGAAATGCATTCTCGTCTCGGATCCGCGCAACAACGAAACGATGTACAAGGCGCTCGTGCAACCCTCGGTGTCGCGTGCCTATGTTGCCGCGGCGGTGCGCAGGGACGGCCAGGTCGCCGCCTTTCTGCACGCCGACTGCTATTTCCGCGACCGGGTCGTCGACGAGTTCGATCTCGATGTGCTGGGCCTGTTCGCCGACGGTTTCGGCTACATACTCGAACGTGCGGTCCTGCTCGAGCGCGCGGACTCGATCCGTGCCGAGGTCGGCAAACTCACCGCGGGCGCCGCCGCCGCCATCGACGCCTTCATCGCCCAGGACGCGGACGTCGGCGAAATGCTGTGCCCGGATGATCGGTCCGCCGCGCGAACCGGTCCCGAAGGGACCGAACTCACCCGGCGGGAAATCGAGGTCCTGCAACACATGGCCGCGGGCCGCAGCAACGGCAGCATCGCCGAAACGCTGGTGATCTCACCGGCCACCGTCAAGTCACACGTCAAGCACATTCTGCGGAAGCTCGGTGCGGCGAACCGCGCGGAGGCGGTTTCCTGCTGGTTCAACGGGTTCGTCCAGTAG
- a CDS encoding acyl-CoA dehydrogenase family protein, which translates to MPGSMNFSTSPEQDELVGTARRFGQEHLAPFYKQREREGAFDRATLRRMGELGFFGVELPEAYGGLGLDSVTAGLVLETLCAADYNIGQLMVTVSLAGTILATHGQPHVVEPWLKGILAGETIPAIALTEPGGGSDAANLVVRAQRAGDTYVLDGEKTSTSFATQAGVAVVWARTGPPGSGARGISAFLVPLDLPGVTTSEFEDLGGRSAGRGTLHLDGVTVPADHLLGAENQGFVQVMQGFDYSRALIGLQCLAVARQSLEETWASAAERRSFGKPLTAHQGVSFPLAEAETHVHACRLLCLNTLWLKDQGLPHTAEAAMCKWWGPKLAFEVVQNCLLINGHGAYTAEMPYEQRLRDVLGLQIGDGTAQIMKLVIARSKVGRDAVT; encoded by the coding sequence ATGCCCGGATCGATGAACTTCTCGACCAGTCCGGAGCAGGACGAGCTGGTCGGGACCGCGCGCCGTTTCGGCCAGGAACATCTGGCGCCGTTCTACAAGCAACGTGAACGCGAGGGCGCGTTCGACCGCGCCACCCTGCGCCGCATGGGCGAGCTGGGGTTCTTCGGCGTCGAACTGCCCGAGGCGTACGGCGGTCTCGGCCTCGACAGCGTCACCGCCGGCCTGGTGCTCGAGACACTGTGCGCGGCGGACTACAACATCGGCCAGCTCATGGTCACGGTATCGCTGGCCGGGACGATCCTTGCCACGCACGGTCAGCCACACGTCGTCGAGCCCTGGCTCAAGGGGATACTGGCCGGCGAGACGATTCCGGCGATTGCGCTCACCGAACCCGGCGGCGGTTCCGACGCGGCGAACCTGGTGGTGCGGGCGCAGCGTGCAGGTGACACGTACGTTCTCGACGGCGAGAAGACTTCGACGAGTTTCGCCACTCAGGCGGGCGTCGCGGTTGTGTGGGCACGCACCGGGCCGCCCGGCAGCGGAGCCCGCGGGATCAGCGCGTTCCTGGTTCCGCTGGATTTGCCTGGTGTGACGACCAGCGAATTCGAAGATCTCGGCGGACGGTCCGCCGGACGCGGGACACTGCATCTCGATGGCGTGACCGTCCCCGCGGATCACCTGCTGGGCGCGGAGAACCAGGGCTTCGTGCAGGTGATGCAGGGTTTCGACTACAGCCGCGCTCTGATCGGCCTGCAGTGCCTGGCCGTGGCGCGCCAGTCGCTCGAGGAGACCTGGGCCTCCGCGGCGGAACGCCGGAGTTTCGGTAAGCCGCTCACAGCGCATCAAGGCGTCTCGTTTCCGTTGGCCGAGGCTGAAACACACGTGCACGCGTGCCGGCTGCTGTGCCTGAACACGTTGTGGCTCAAAGATCAGGGGCTCCCGCACACCGCCGAGGCCGCGATGTGCAAATGGTGGGGACCGAAGTTGGCGTTCGAGGTCGTCCAGAACTGTCTGCTGATCAACGGGCATGGCGCCTATACCGCAGAGATGCCCTATGAACAGCGCCTGCGCGATGTACTCGGCCTGCAGATCGGCGACGGCACAGCACAAATCATGAAGCTCGTCATTGCCCGGAGCAAGGTCGGCAGGGACGCCGTCACCTGA
- a CDS encoding ABC transporter ATP-binding protein, whose translation MHGNGETSGELPTAQLVAVADRNAGNGTRHTVKIRDVRKAFGSFQVLDGLTFDFADDAITTILGPSGTGKSVLLKHVVGLLEPDAGQVMVFDQDIWSASERERQELRKSFGVLFQDGALFGSMNIYDNVAFPLRKHTRKPESEIREIVMGRLEEVGLLAAAKKAPGEVSGGMKKRAGFARALVMNPKVVLFDEPDSGLDPVRTSLLNDLILKVHKEHGGTYVLVTHDIQTARKVSDYIGVLWKGKLVHYGPAKEALDSPKPFVRQFLSGNSVGPLGMD comes from the coding sequence ATGCATGGCAATGGCGAGACCAGTGGCGAGCTTCCCACGGCGCAGCTCGTCGCGGTCGCGGACCGCAATGCCGGAAACGGTACCCGGCACACCGTGAAGATCCGCGATGTGCGCAAGGCCTTCGGGTCGTTCCAGGTACTCGACGGGTTGACGTTCGATTTCGCGGACGACGCGATCACGACGATTCTCGGGCCTTCGGGCACCGGCAAAAGCGTTCTGCTGAAACACGTCGTCGGCCTTCTGGAACCCGACGCCGGCCAGGTCATGGTGTTCGACCAGGACATCTGGTCGGCGAGTGAGCGGGAACGGCAGGAACTGCGCAAGAGCTTCGGTGTGCTGTTCCAGGACGGCGCGCTCTTCGGTTCCATGAACATCTACGACAATGTCGCGTTCCCGTTGCGGAAGCACACCAGGAAGCCGGAGTCGGAGATCCGCGAGATCGTGATGGGGCGGCTGGAAGAGGTCGGGCTGCTGGCCGCGGCGAAGAAGGCGCCTGGCGAGGTGTCCGGCGGGATGAAGAAGCGGGCCGGATTTGCCAGGGCACTGGTCATGAACCCGAAGGTCGTCCTGTTCGACGAGCCGGACTCCGGGCTCGACCCGGTCCGCACGAGCCTGCTCAACGACCTGATCCTCAAGGTGCACAAGGAACACGGCGGCACCTACGTCCTGGTGACCCACGACATCCAGACGGCGAGAAAGGTCAGCGACTACATCGGCGTGCTGTGGAAGGGAAAACTCGTGCACTACGGCCCGGCCAAGGAGGCGTTGGACTCCCCGAAGCCGTTCGTACGCCAGTTCCTGTCGGGGAACTCCGTCGGGCCCCTGGGGATGGACTGA